CCGGCGAATTGTTACTAATGCATGTAACAACAACGATGATAAGTGCTGAAGCGAAACACTTCAGACGGAAACGAAATTCAGAAGTAATGGTAATGTGCCGACACATTTAAAAAACCGCAACTGAATGAAGCGGCGAGCGGATGTACGGAACAAAACGAAAAAATGCGGCGCACCTGCAACGACAGCTGCTGAGACACGATGTAAGGCTCGGTCACTTTCTTGTAGAGTTCTGGCGTTTCGGTGATCATGTGCTGCGCCTTGAAGAGGTACTTGTCGACGTGCTTTTGAGTCGCGGGACATATCACGGTGGCGGTGAGTGCTACAGAAAattgagaaataaaataaacgaaaGCTATGAGAGCGTCTCGACAGAAAGTGACAAGAACACGCAGTCGGCAGCGTCAGCAGCGCCTTGTGATTACCGTTCAGTGCTGTGGTCACTCGGCCTCCGTAGGAAGTGTAGATGTCGTTGTGGAACGTTTCTTCAAGCTTCGTGTCGGCTGTGAGGAAAAGCTCGTAATTTTCTTTGCTGAAGGGGGTCTTCTCGACGACTACGACGGCAGTGTCGGACGAATCGCCGAATGTGCCTTCCACGGCCATAAACTTGGCTCGCGCGTCCTCGCTCAGCACGCGGCGCGGCTTGAAATCTTTGAAAGACGACAGGTGCTGGAAAGCACACGCATCGCTGTCCAGCTTCGCCTTTTTCGCTTCATCTCCGATTTCTTGGTCGCTAGCAGCTCTTTTCGCCGTTTCAACTGTTGCCGCCGCCATTTTGAAGTAACTGGCTCCGAAAGTCGAAACTGGCCTGACTTAGGATAACTTATTTCAAGAAATTTTGTAAAGTAGCGCAAGAATTAACTGCTATTTGAaacaaacttttatttctttagtggCAAGATAAGCTTCAATCAagcatttttgttttaaaaatgcaAATGAACACGCGACTACAATGAACGCATGAAGCCAATCCACGGTTGCGAAGCCGTTGCCGCTTCGGAGAGAAGTGCAACCGCGGCCGCGTGAGTTTGGTCTGCTGTTGCCGTGTTTTGGTGTCCGTTTTTGATGTGCCGTAGTGCAATTAGTCTAATCTGCCCCCAAAGGAAGCATGCATTTTTAAAAACCGTAAGGAGGGCGGTCCGGAAGGCTGACGAATAGCGTTGTCTCATGTTTCAGGCCTGGCGCCGCAAAATCGTCAGTGCAGTCGTGCGCCGGTGCTGCTACCGTCGCGTGGACTTCCGCGGCTCGGCAGCGTCCTGCGGCAATCGGCCGTTGCTGCGAACCATGAAGCTCGACAGCCCTCAGTTCCGCGCGCTGTTCACGCCCGAGGTGAAAGAGCTCGTCGATATTTTCAAGCGACACGGTCACGAGCTCCGCATCGCCGGCGGTGCGGTTCGGGACCTGCTGATGCACAAACAGCCGCACGACCTGGACTTCGCGACGACCGCGACGCCAACTGAGATGAAGGAGATGTTCGAGAACGAGGGAGTGCGCATGATCAACAGCAAGGGCGAGAAGCACGGCACCATCACTGCGCGCATCAACGACAAGACCAACTTCGAAGTGACCACTTTGCGCGTGGATGTGGTGACGGACGGTCGGCACGCCGAGGTAGAGTTCACCACGGATTGGCAGACGGACGCGAACCGTCGCGACCTGACGGTTAACGCGTTGTTCCTGGGCCTGGACGGGACAGTGTACGACTACTTCCACGGCGTCGAAGACTTGGAGAAGCGGAGGGTCGTCTTCGTCGGCGACCCGGTGCAGCGAATCCAAGAGGACTACCTCCGGATACTGCGTTATTTCCGTTTCTACGGACGCATAGCTGTCGAACCGGACAACCACGAGCCGGAGATACTCACCGCGATCCGAGAGAACGTGGGTGGCCTCGCACGCATCTCGGGCGAGCGCATATGGACGGAGCTGAAGAAGATTCTCGTCGGAAACTTCAACAAGGAGCTGGTGTGCCGGATCGTCGACGTCGGTGCGGCGCCGTTCCTGGGCCTGCCCGACTCACCGGACCTGGACGAGTTCAGCAAAGTGTGCGACGCGTCGAAGCAGCTCGCGCCGCAGCCGACCACCCTTCTAGCAGCGTTGTTGCAGAACGACGCGGAAGTGACGAAAATGCACGCCAGGCTAAAGCTGTCCGCGTACGAGCGCGACTTGGCGCTCTTTGTTGTGCAACACAGGGAAGACCACAAGTCGTTTGAAGACAAATTGAAGCCGTACCAGGCGCTTCTGTTTAC
This portion of the Amblyomma americanum isolate KBUSLIRL-KWMA chromosome 10, ASM5285725v1, whole genome shotgun sequence genome encodes:
- the Dcps gene encoding decapping enzyme, scavenger, whose translation is MAAATVETAKRAASDQEIGDEAKKAKLDSDACAFQHLSSFKDFKPRRVLSEDARAKFMAVEGTFGDSSDTAVVVVEKTPFSKENYELFLTADTKLEETFHNDIYTSYGGRVTTALNALTATVICPATQKHVDKYLFKAQHMITETPELYKKVTEPYIVSQQLSLQWVYNILEHKKESERILYEDPDPETGFVLLPDMKWDTKQPENLYVLVICHKRGIRSLRDLTPDHLPLLRNITTKVNAALALQFGVPSHRLRGYLHYQPSYYHLHVHFSVLGFEAPGTQVERAHLLTTVISNLETCPDYYQRATLGFTVKEGDGLHVKFKEASYFD
- the LOC144107213 gene encoding CCA tRNA nucleotidyltransferase 1, mitochondrial produces the protein MFQAWRRKIVSAVVRRCCYRRVDFRGSAASCGNRPLLRTMKLDSPQFRALFTPEVKELVDIFKRHGHELRIAGGAVRDLLMHKQPHDLDFATTATPTEMKEMFENEGVRMINSKGEKHGTITARINDKTNFEVTTLRVDVVTDGRHAEVEFTTDWQTDANRRDLTVNALFLGLDGTVYDYFHGVEDLEKRRVVFVGDPVQRIQEDYLRILRYFRFYGRIAVEPDNHEPEILTAIRENVGGLARISGERIWTELKKILVGNFNKELVCRIVDVGAAPFLGLPDSPDLDEFSKVCDASKQLAPQPTTLLAALLQNDAEVTKMHARLKLSAYERDLALFVVQHREDHKSFEDKLKPYQALLFTTKGKIGDVQEWICEVLKYRAEAELLDRFRCWDVPKFPVNGNMLLERGLRSGPRFATILSKLKEIWFESDFTMTSEELLKSLPDILAEVKTSKPKKA